Proteins from a genomic interval of Criblamydia sequanensis CRIB-18:
- a CDS encoding 3'-5' exonuclease: MKGIFLDIETTGLNPLRHKPIEIAFEIVDFSKNKRISSYQTVIKQPRLVWETKDPASLEINGFTFNEVSKGKDTGQVSLEIESIFKDLGIERASDAFICQNPAFDRTFFSQIVEIRKQEELKWPYHWFDLASMFFGIQVLDSLKKNQSFPQKLPLSKNSIAESLNLPKEGSPHRAKAGVTHLMLCYQALFGISFG, from the coding sequence ATGAAAGGTATTTTTCTTGATATTGAAACGACAGGCCTGAATCCTTTAAGGCATAAACCGATTGAAATCGCTTTCGAAATCGTTGATTTTTCCAAAAATAAACGTATTTCCAGTTATCAAACGGTCATAAAACAGCCTCGGCTTGTTTGGGAAACAAAAGACCCTGCAAGCCTTGAAATCAATGGATTTACCTTTAATGAAGTATCAAAAGGAAAGGATACAGGGCAAGTAAGCCTAGAAATTGAGTCTATTTTTAAGGATTTAGGGATTGAAAGAGCAAGCGATGCCTTTATCTGTCAAAACCCTGCCTTTGATCGAACTTTTTTTTCTCAAATTGTTGAAATAAGAAAGCAAGAAGAGCTTAAATGGCCTTATCACTGGTTCGATTTAGCTTCAATGTTTTTTGGAATTCAAGTTTTGGACTCTTTAAAAAAGAATCAATCCTTTCCTCAAAAATTGCCCTTATCTAAAAATAGTATCGCCGAAAGCCTTAATCTGCCAAAAGAGGGGTCTCCTCATAGGGCAAAAGCCGGAGTCACACATCTTATGTTGTGCTATCAGGCGCTTTTTGGCATTTCTTTTGGATGA
- a CDS encoding tRNA (mnm(5)s(2)U34)-methyltransferase yields MRKDFPLFQTHLDFVRPFWEKILDQEGSVIDATLGNGKDALFLYRLIRKNQSDAKLYAFDIQDLALEKAKEHFDSEEPGWLEESVVFFKASHDRFEDFQFNHPVVLIVYNLGFLPGGDKLKTTMRKTTLDSLESALSLIAPGGMVSLTCYPGHEEGAEEEKAVYEFLKICPKDTFSITRHEFVNRLKAPVVYFIQKKCQKAPDSTT; encoded by the coding sequence ATGCGAAAAGACTTTCCTTTATTTCAAACACACCTAGACTTTGTTAGACCTTTTTGGGAAAAGATTTTAGATCAAGAAGGCTCTGTTATTGACGCTACCTTAGGCAATGGCAAGGATGCGCTTTTTCTTTACAGGCTTATTCGAAAAAATCAAAGCGATGCCAAGCTTTATGCTTTTGATATTCAAGATTTGGCACTTGAAAAGGCTAAAGAGCATTTTGATTCCGAGGAGCCCGGGTGGCTGGAGGAGAGTGTCGTTTTTTTTAAAGCAAGCCATGACCGTTTTGAGGATTTTCAATTTAATCATCCCGTAGTCCTTATTGTTTATAATCTGGGGTTTTTGCCGGGAGGGGATAAACTTAAGACTACCATGAGAAAAACAACCCTTGACAGTCTTGAAAGCGCACTTTCTTTAATTGCTCCAGGTGGGATGGTCTCTCTCACTTGTTATCCGGGCCATGAAGAAGGGGCTGAGGAAGAAAAAGCGGTCTATGAGTTTCTTAAGATTTGCCCCAAGGATACTTTTTCAATTACCCGCCATGAATTTGTTAATCGGCTAAAAGCGCCGGTTGTCTATTTCATCCAAAAGAAATGCCAAAAAGCGCCTGATAGCACAACATAA
- a CDS encoding RsmE family RNA methyltransferase, translating into MPVYRFFSDETLSSDQELFLGEEERRHLNVLRLRIGEKAEIINGRGDLAEATLTELDKKKAVLRVDRLVHQEKPALNLILIQALPKMNRLDTILEKGTELGMDEIRLFSGDLSEKVGFSKNQMDRASHILLSAIKQCGRLYLPKITFCSGIEEALNVEAQIFFGDTRKEAPPLLKELEKASLETSWAIAIGPESGFSSREEAFLQEKGKGVALHKNILRTDTAPLSALTLFHHYLLLKQKPFQ; encoded by the coding sequence ATGCCGGTATATCGCTTTTTTTCAGATGAAACCCTATCTTCCGATCAAGAACTTTTCTTGGGCGAGGAAGAAAGGCGTCATTTAAATGTGCTTAGACTCCGGATTGGTGAAAAAGCAGAAATTATTAATGGCAGGGGAGACCTTGCGGAAGCCACCTTAACCGAACTTGATAAGAAAAAGGCTGTTTTAAGAGTCGATCGACTCGTCCATCAAGAAAAACCTGCCCTTAATTTAATCCTTATTCAAGCTCTTCCAAAAATGAATCGTTTGGATACCATTTTAGAAAAGGGAACTGAGCTTGGAATGGATGAAATCCGACTATTTTCCGGGGATTTAAGCGAGAAAGTAGGTTTTTCTAAAAATCAAATGGACCGCGCTTCCCATATTTTACTTTCGGCCATTAAGCAATGCGGAAGGCTTTATCTTCCGAAAATAACCTTTTGTTCCGGTATTGAAGAAGCTCTAAATGTAGAGGCTCAGATTTTTTTTGGGGACACACGAAAAGAGGCTCCTCCGCTACTTAAAGAGCTTGAAAAAGCCTCTTTGGAAACTTCTTGGGCTATTGCCATCGGCCCTGAAAGCGGCTTTTCAAGTAGGGAAGAAGCTTTTTTGCAAGAGAAGGGAAAGGGGGTAGCTCTTCATAAAAATATTTTAAGAACAGATACCGCCCCGCTTTCAGCCCTGACGCTTTTTCATCATTATCTTTTGCTAAAGCAAAAACCTTTCCAGTAG
- a CDS encoding YbbR-like domain-containing protein codes for MSGFFLRNWQRKLLSFITAIVLWLYVNHSITDTKTIPNVPIKIINLPSDKTIAGLLPNGMLKKRISLILSGSREVIQELEPGDLEVVIDASSIDHDSWIARIGKKNLVSLNPAIDLAHHITQVQHNDFVINLTPIMTADVPIRIMVNSQNAPEGYEFLDVWPETLFQTLTGPAEEIQRLKLKGLKLVLDLNKITKQDLDGLTLVQKNQGKDEVSFLIPPEWKKVMIGFRNNVLEEINDPEAEFLQVEFLKKDALALEKDLPLRVFYPLEYSNLINPSTYSLVKSAKVDIVNDLPLLTVPLYVKDVSRQFLEVIRNYLEVVLIASPRTERDVLEWSSGLVDPKALENTYVAFMLSNSARQNFQPPSLSKKREQLLRNRFKRYRDRLTLWSTPTQRLNLEPVLGDHEIIVK; via the coding sequence ATGAGTGGTTTTTTCCTGAGGAACTGGCAAAGAAAGCTTCTTTCATTCATCACGGCAATAGTGCTTTGGCTTTACGTTAATCATTCCATAACGGATACCAAGACTATCCCGAATGTTCCGATTAAAATTATTAATTTACCTTCTGATAAAACCATCGCCGGCCTTCTTCCAAACGGGATGTTAAAAAAGAGAATTTCTCTAATTTTATCAGGCTCAAGAGAAGTAATCCAAGAGCTTGAGCCGGGGGATTTAGAGGTCGTTATTGATGCCTCCTCGATAGATCATGATAGCTGGATTGCGAGAATAGGGAAAAAAAATCTTGTGAGTTTAAATCCGGCAATCGATCTTGCACATCACATTACGCAGGTGCAGCATAATGATTTTGTCATTAATTTAACTCCGATTATGACAGCGGATGTCCCTATTCGTATCATGGTCAATTCTCAAAATGCGCCTGAGGGCTACGAATTTCTGGATGTTTGGCCGGAAACTTTATTCCAAACATTGACCGGGCCCGCAGAGGAAATTCAAAGGTTAAAGTTAAAAGGGCTAAAACTTGTTTTGGACCTAAACAAAATTACAAAACAAGATTTGGATGGTTTAACTCTTGTTCAAAAAAATCAAGGGAAAGACGAAGTTTCCTTTTTAATTCCCCCCGAATGGAAAAAGGTGATGATCGGATTTAGAAATAATGTCCTTGAAGAAATTAATGACCCTGAGGCTGAATTTCTTCAAGTCGAATTCCTTAAAAAAGATGCCCTTGCTTTGGAAAAAGATCTTCCTTTACGAGTTTTTTATCCTTTAGAGTATAGCAATTTAATCAATCCATCAACCTATAGTCTAGTTAAAAGCGCAAAAGTTGATATTGTGAATGATTTGCCTTTATTGACAGTCCCGCTTTACGTAAAAGATGTCAGCCGACAATTTCTTGAAGTGATTAGAAATTATCTTGAAGTCGTTTTAATTGCGAGTCCAAGGACTGAAAGAGATGTTTTAGAGTGGTCTTCAGGACTTGTAGACCCAAAGGCTCTTGAAAATACCTATGTGGCTTTTATGCTCTCGAATAGCGCAAGACAGAATTTCCAACCTCCATCCCTCTCAAAGAAGCGGGAGCAGCTTTTAAGGAACCGCTTTAAAAGATACCGAGACAGGCTTACGCTCTGGAGCACACCAACTCAAAGACTTAACTTAGAGCCTGTTCTTGGGGATCATGAAATTATTGTGAAGTAA
- the cdaA gene encoding diadenylate cyclase CdaA, translating to MIYYLLSFFWNTRAMDLIFGLMAFLAVFTLANWMQLPVIQKLMFYFVNVAVIALLILFQPELRIALSKLSVKGKKYQEVTEFDRFLEGIAYSVYRMSEKRYGALIVLENQDSLDEYANKAVLLNAKFSPELLETVFIPSTPLHDGAVIIRGTEILSAATILPLADDSTQLSKSMGTRHRAGLGMSQLADALIIVVSEETGKVSIARDGIMTRGVKIDRFKGIIRSIFTPPEIQHGHRY from the coding sequence ATGATTTACTACTTGCTTTCCTTTTTTTGGAATACAAGGGCAATGGATTTGATTTTCGGTTTAATGGCGTTTTTGGCTGTATTCACACTTGCCAATTGGATGCAATTGCCGGTAATTCAAAAGCTAATGTTCTACTTTGTCAATGTCGCAGTGATCGCGCTCCTTATTTTATTTCAGCCGGAGCTTAGAATCGCGCTTTCAAAATTAAGCGTAAAAGGAAAAAAATACCAAGAAGTCACTGAGTTTGACAGGTTTCTTGAGGGGATTGCCTATTCCGTTTACCGTATGTCGGAAAAAAGGTATGGCGCTTTAATTGTCTTGGAAAACCAGGATTCTCTGGATGAATATGCCAATAAAGCGGTTCTTTTAAACGCTAAATTTTCTCCCGAACTTTTAGAAACGGTTTTTATTCCCTCTACTCCTCTTCATGATGGCGCGGTTATCATAAGAGGAACTGAGATTTTATCGGCAGCCACCATTCTTCCATTAGCTGATGATAGTACTCAATTGTCAAAGTCTATGGGAACAAGGCATAGAGCTGGCCTTGGAATGAGCCAGCTTGCGGATGCGCTTATTATTGTTGTCTCGGAAGAAACCGGAAAAGTTTCTATTGCAAGAGATGGTATTATGACAAGAGGCGTTAAAATAGATCGTTTCAAAGGGATTATTAGAAGTATTTTTACCCCCCCCGAAATCCAGCATGGACACCGGTATTGA
- the folP gene encoding dihydropteroate synthase: protein MAKIVGILNVTPDSFYDGGKYFNENEAVLRGLQLESQGADILDIGGESTRPFALPVSEEEELARVIPVIKALKSKLKIPISIDTRKPKVAKEALENGAVILNDIQGFSNDEMIGVAKQFNAKIICMHMQGLPENMQQNPSYREGVLPHLMDWFEDKIKHLILKGISKENLILDPGIGFGKTVAHNVEIIQNLQKFKSLGVPLFIGASRKSFLSKLLQKPTVELESATLALHCFAALNGADYIRVHDVASHKDAMAVLNVIKPNL, encoded by the coding sequence ATGGCAAAAATAGTCGGAATTTTAAATGTCACCCCGGATTCTTTTTATGACGGGGGAAAATATTTTAATGAAAATGAAGCGGTATTAAGAGGGCTTCAATTGGAGTCTCAAGGTGCGGACATTTTAGATATCGGAGGAGAGTCCACAAGGCCTTTTGCTCTTCCTGTAAGCGAAGAAGAGGAGCTTGCCCGTGTTATTCCAGTTATAAAAGCTTTAAAATCAAAGCTTAAAATTCCGATTTCCATAGATACAAGAAAGCCGAAAGTGGCCAAAGAAGCGCTTGAAAATGGAGCCGTTATTTTAAATGACATCCAAGGCTTTTCAAATGACGAAATGATTGGGGTGGCTAAGCAATTTAACGCAAAGATCATTTGTATGCATATGCAAGGGCTTCCGGAAAACATGCAGCAAAATCCAAGCTATAGGGAAGGGGTTTTGCCGCATTTGATGGATTGGTTTGAAGATAAAATTAAACACCTAATATTGAAAGGGATATCAAAAGAGAACCTCATTTTGGACCCTGGTATCGGTTTTGGAAAAACGGTTGCTCATAATGTTGAAATCATACAAAATTTGCAGAAGTTTAAAAGCCTGGGAGTACCCCTTTTCATAGGGGCATCAAGAAAGTCATTTTTAAGCAAATTATTACAAAAGCCAACCGTTGAGCTTGAGTCAGCCACTTTGGCTTTGCATTGTTTTGCAGCCTTAAACGGGGCTGATTATATAAGGGTTCATGATGTGGCATCTCACAAAGATGCTATGGCAGTCCTTAACGTTATCAAACCGAATTTGTAA